One window from the genome of Actinoplanes teichomyceticus ATCC 31121 encodes:
- a CDS encoding TRM11 family SAM-dependent methyltransferase yields MAALAPALRADGSPGSVWLTGQQQSRALRRGRYTPESITHPGKMLPTIARYAIHTYTDPGDLVLDPMAGIGTTMVEAMHLDRHGVGVEYEARWAALAAANIALAEKAGAPGTGAIYTGDSRHLPSLLPPQVRGQVALVITSPPYGPSTHGHVRTPGPRRGKVRKIHHRYGDSDNLAYRNHNELTEGFTEILAGCRATLRPGGHVVVTARPYRRHGELIDIPGMVVAAGHAAGLELVEECVALMAGVRDGVLVPRASFFQLKNVRDAIGSGDPQWIPQHEDVLILRVG; encoded by the coding sequence ATGGCCGCCCTGGCACCGGCACTGCGCGCCGACGGGTCTCCCGGATCGGTGTGGCTGACCGGACAGCAGCAATCTCGGGCGCTACGCCGAGGCCGGTACACCCCGGAGTCGATCACCCATCCGGGCAAGATGCTGCCCACCATCGCCCGCTACGCCATCCACACCTACACCGACCCCGGCGACCTCGTCCTCGATCCGATGGCCGGCATAGGCACCACCATGGTCGAAGCCATGCACCTCGACCGCCACGGCGTCGGCGTCGAGTACGAAGCCCGCTGGGCCGCGCTGGCCGCCGCCAACATCGCCCTCGCAGAGAAGGCTGGCGCTCCCGGCACCGGCGCCATCTACACCGGCGACTCCCGGCACCTGCCCTCACTGCTACCGCCACAGGTCCGCGGCCAGGTCGCACTCGTCATCACCTCACCGCCGTACGGGCCGTCCACCCATGGCCACGTCCGCACCCCCGGCCCGAGGCGCGGGAAGGTTCGCAAGATCCACCACCGGTACGGAGACTCCGACAACCTCGCCTACCGCAATCACAACGAACTGACCGAGGGCTTCACCGAGATCCTCGCCGGATGCCGGGCGACCTTGCGACCCGGCGGGCACGTCGTCGTCACCGCCCGCCCTTACCGGCGCCACGGCGAACTCATCGACATCCCCGGCATGGTCGTCGCCGCCGGACATGCCGCCGGGCTCGAACTGGTCGAGGAATGCGTCGCGCTGATGGCCGGCGTCCGCGACGGAGTCCTCGTACCTCGAGCGTCCTTCTTCCAACTGAAGAACGTCCGCGACGCCATCGGCAGCGGAGACCCCCAATGGATCCCGCAGCACGAAGACGTCCTGATTCTGCGGGTCGGATGA
- a CDS encoding fibronectin type III domain-containing protein has product MRYVPPPLAALTARAQTLTSAGDLAGARAVLTEILRSADADPRRATAELAVAAALLARVLIALGDPQSARLWAAFAHAAEEQLHGPRDERTIAAAATHAAVLYRVGQYGRAALVYHDLVGALARIDDPDSPRLLAAEADLATAEHAAGHCAAARSRLTGAWRRHRDRYGEAAPAGIKMLARLGAMERECGREAAAREHLAAARRLGELHLPAGHPLARQAAAVAAGERSGRHTCGRMTRPGRDDDTQPRPGRFRPFPRRPTVPDPARARPGRAFPAAPDDTLDDAIQPPPDSRATDPHGTVHRQPFPLSDPSLPGDVTGRHARADTPPPLPGHRAPGSRPAPRGTAPAAVPVGSFGERGSHPALLAAALAGGVATAAAVVIVTLPDADRTGTPPDAPPAGTAPVRATVVTAGPGAPGSPQRVTLRDNGASVTLTWAYPAAATGPVVISGGRAGQAPAEFQRLPTGAADFQVYSLNQRLNYCFTVAVRWPGGLASSAPVCTAR; this is encoded by the coding sequence ATGAGGTACGTGCCTCCACCGCTCGCCGCACTCACCGCCCGGGCCCAGACCCTGACGTCGGCCGGTGACCTCGCGGGTGCCCGGGCCGTGCTGACCGAGATCCTGCGCAGCGCCGACGCCGACCCGCGCCGCGCCACCGCCGAGCTGGCCGTCGCCGCGGCCCTGTTGGCCCGGGTCCTGATCGCCCTCGGCGACCCGCAGTCGGCCCGGCTCTGGGCCGCCTTCGCACACGCCGCCGAGGAACAGCTGCACGGCCCCCGGGACGAGCGGACCATCGCCGCCGCCGCCACCCACGCCGCCGTCCTGTACCGCGTCGGGCAGTACGGCCGGGCCGCTCTGGTCTATCACGACCTGGTCGGCGCGCTGGCCCGGATCGACGATCCGGACTCGCCGCGACTGCTCGCCGCGGAAGCCGACCTGGCCACCGCCGAGCACGCCGCCGGCCACTGCGCGGCGGCCCGGTCCCGGCTGACCGGCGCCTGGCGGCGGCACCGCGACCGGTACGGCGAGGCCGCCCCGGCCGGGATCAAGATGCTGGCCCGGCTGGGCGCGATGGAACGCGAGTGCGGCCGGGAGGCGGCGGCCCGCGAGCACCTGGCGGCCGCCCGGCGGCTCGGCGAGCTGCACCTGCCGGCCGGGCACCCGCTGGCCCGGCAGGCCGCCGCGGTGGCCGCCGGCGAACGCTCCGGCCGGCACACCTGCGGCCGGATGACCCGGCCCGGCCGCGACGACGACACGCAGCCGCGACCCGGCCGGTTCCGCCCGTTCCCGCGCCGTCCCACGGTGCCCGATCCGGCGCGGGCGCGGCCCGGGCGGGCGTTCCCCGCGGCGCCCGACGACACCCTGGACGACGCCATCCAGCCGCCACCCGACAGCCGGGCCACCGACCCGCACGGCACGGTCCACCGGCAGCCGTTCCCGCTGAGCGACCCGAGCCTGCCCGGTGACGTGACCGGCCGGCACGCCCGGGCGGACACCCCGCCACCGCTGCCCGGCCACCGCGCCCCGGGCAGCCGGCCGGCGCCGCGCGGCACCGCCCCGGCCGCCGTGCCGGTCGGCTCCTTCGGCGAGCGCGGCAGCCACCCGGCGCTGCTGGCGGCCGCGCTGGCCGGCGGTGTCGCGACGGCCGCGGCGGTGGTGATCGTGACCCTGCCGGACGCGGACCGGACCGGCACGCCACCGGACGCCCCACCGGCGGGCACCGCCCCGGTCCGGGCGACGGTCGTCACCGCCGGGCCGGGTGCGCCCGGTTCGCCGCAGCGGGTGACGCTGCGGGACAACGGCGCCAGCGTGACCCTCACCTGGGCGTACCCTGCCGCGGCGACGGGCCCGGTGGTGATCTCCGGGGGCCGGGCCGGGCAGGCGCCGGCCGAGTTCCAGCGGCTGCCGACCGGCGCGGCCGACTTCCAGGTGTACAGCCTGAACCAGCGGCTGAACTACTGCTTCACCGTCGCGGTGCGCTGGCCCGGCGGGCTGGCCTCCTCCGCGCCGGTGTGCACCGCCCGGTGA
- a CDS encoding pilin, whose amino-acid sequence MNHRPLHRPTPTPRRPVTDRPGRRLRRTVRRLAPAAAVVTSAAVAVALVADPAYAAESLEQVVTNIRTWLVGILVAVATLFLTVGGLRYAAANGDPGEVEKAKLALRSAAIGYGLAMLAPLFVTIVGQWVA is encoded by the coding sequence ATGAACCACCGTCCTTTGCACCGCCCCACCCCGACTCCGCGCCGCCCGGTCACCGACCGGCCCGGCCGCCGTCTGCGCCGCACGGTGCGCCGTCTGGCTCCGGCCGCCGCCGTCGTGACCAGCGCCGCCGTCGCTGTCGCGCTGGTTGCGGACCCCGCGTACGCGGCCGAGTCCCTCGAACAAGTCGTCACCAACATCCGCACCTGGCTGGTCGGCATCCTCGTCGCCGTCGCCACCCTGTTCCTCACCGTCGGCGGGCTGCGCTACGCGGCGGCCAACGGTGATCCCGGCGAGGTCGAGAAGGCCAAGCTCGCGCTCAGGTCCGCCGCGATCGGCTACGGGCTGGCGATGCTGGCTCCGCTGTTCGTCACCATCGTCGGTCAGTGGGTGGCGTGA
- a CDS encoding TIGR02611 family protein, whose amino-acid sequence MGVKPDDKASDVRLLDRIRSNPSGRLALKIGIGVLGGLVVAIGIVLIPFPGPGWAIVILGLAILALEFAWARHLLEFTKRHVKNWTHWIARQSLALRALIGLVGMAFVTGIVWATVRISLGVDLIQFAQDWLAEH is encoded by the coding sequence ATGGGTGTAAAACCGGACGACAAGGCTTCTGACGTGCGTCTGCTCGACCGTATCCGCTCCAACCCGAGCGGCCGGCTGGCTCTGAAGATCGGCATCGGGGTGCTCGGCGGCCTGGTCGTGGCCATCGGCATCGTGCTGATCCCGTTCCCCGGCCCGGGCTGGGCCATCGTGATCCTCGGGCTGGCCATCCTCGCCCTGGAGTTCGCCTGGGCCCGGCACCTGCTGGAGTTCACCAAGCGGCACGTGAAGAACTGGACGCACTGGATCGCCCGGCAGAGCCTGGCGCTGCGCGCCCTGATCGGCCTCGTCGGGATGGCCTTCGTGACCGGCATCGTCTGGGCCACCGTCCGGATCAGCCTGGGCGTCGACCTCATCCAGTTCGCCCAGGACTGGCTGGCCGAGCACTGA
- a CDS encoding PrgI family protein gives MSRRDDEAPMRARVPADVERADRVAFGLTARQLVILTITGLVLYAAWTALVRVVPPLVFAACCVPILGAAFFLAVGRRDGIGLDVWLLAAWRHRRAPRQLVPSEGPITPAPAWVTTTRGPGDRLPLPAPLRLPAKGITADGLVDLGPDGTTGLVAASTVAFGLRTPAEQNGLVAGFARWLHSLDGPAQILVRAQRVDLTHLGDRLASRAPSLPHPALEDAAHSHAEFLDDLAARRELLHRHVTVAVRSTRSPGNTTHQTAETVRALSGCEVAARVLDPLDAAATLAGALNPSAGPSPPRGRPVPELDESEEL, from the coding sequence ATGAGCCGCCGTGACGACGAGGCACCGATGCGCGCCCGCGTGCCCGCCGACGTGGAACGCGCTGACCGCGTCGCGTTCGGTCTGACGGCCCGCCAGTTGGTCATCCTGACCATCACCGGACTCGTGCTGTACGCGGCATGGACCGCACTCGTGCGCGTGGTGCCGCCGCTGGTGTTCGCCGCATGCTGCGTGCCGATCCTCGGGGCGGCGTTCTTCCTGGCCGTCGGGCGCCGCGACGGGATCGGCCTCGACGTGTGGCTGCTCGCCGCGTGGCGGCACCGGCGGGCACCGCGTCAGCTCGTGCCGTCCGAAGGCCCGATCACCCCGGCACCGGCGTGGGTGACCACCACGCGGGGGCCGGGTGACCGGCTCCCACTGCCCGCCCCGCTGCGGCTACCGGCCAAGGGCATCACCGCCGATGGCTTGGTCGACCTCGGCCCGGACGGCACCACCGGTCTCGTGGCCGCTTCCACGGTGGCGTTCGGGCTGCGCACCCCGGCCGAGCAGAACGGCCTGGTCGCCGGGTTCGCCCGCTGGCTGCACTCGCTGGACGGCCCCGCGCAGATCCTCGTCCGCGCCCAGCGCGTCGACCTGACCCATCTCGGCGACCGGCTGGCCTCGCGGGCGCCGAGCCTGCCGCATCCGGCCCTGGAAGATGCGGCGCATTCGCACGCGGAGTTCCTCGATGACCTCGCCGCGCGCCGGGAGCTGCTGCACCGGCACGTCACCGTCGCGGTGCGCAGCACCCGTAGCCCCGGCAACACCACCCACCAGACGGCCGAGACCGTGCGGGCGCTGTCGGGCTGCGAGGTCGCCGCGCGGGTCCTCGACCCGCTCGACGCCGCCGCCACGTTGGCCGGCGCGCTCAACCCCTCCGCCGGGCCGTCCCCGCCGCGGGGACGGCCCGTCCCCGAGCTTGATGAGAGCGAGGAGCTGTGA
- a CDS encoding helix-turn-helix domain-containing protein encodes MSRSAEAASGSTGQAAPPDPSVLLYTAEQAAALLQISPWWLRRKATARQVPCTFIGRYLRFSTADLEHLIRASVRPATSRAGHSTPDQRA; translated from the coding sequence ATGAGCCGGTCCGCGGAAGCCGCGTCCGGCTCAACCGGCCAAGCTGCACCACCCGATCCATCGGTTCTTCTCTACACGGCGGAGCAAGCCGCCGCACTCCTGCAAATCAGTCCATGGTGGCTCCGCCGGAAGGCAACGGCCCGCCAGGTGCCGTGCACCTTCATCGGCAGGTACCTGCGGTTTTCGACGGCGGACCTTGAACACCTCATTCGAGCGAGCGTTCGCCCCGCTACGAGCAGAGCCGGGCACTCCACACCAGATCAACGGGCTTGA
- a CDS encoding SsgA family sporulation/cell division regulator, producing MSTIRPTTVEVETSLRLVAPDATALPVRASLRYDPADPYAVHVLFHAESAGGEAVSWSFARELLVTGLDEPAGIGDVRVWPWATPRGDFVALALSSPDGNALFEVPRSVLVRFLRRTYVVVPRGRESEHLDVDAAVNRLLAGR from the coding sequence ATGAGTACCATTCGTCCAACGACCGTCGAGGTCGAAACCTCGCTGCGGCTCGTAGCGCCAGACGCGACGGCACTGCCGGTGCGCGCCAGTCTTCGCTACGACCCGGCGGACCCGTACGCGGTGCACGTGTTGTTCCACGCAGAATCAGCCGGTGGGGAAGCCGTGAGCTGGTCCTTTGCGCGCGAACTGCTGGTCACCGGGCTCGACGAGCCGGCGGGTATCGGCGATGTCCGGGTGTGGCCGTGGGCCACGCCGCGCGGGGACTTCGTCGCCTTGGCGTTGTCGTCGCCGGACGGCAATGCGCTGTTCGAGGTGCCCCGCAGTGTCCTGGTCCGATTCCTGCGGCGCACCTATGTGGTGGTGCCGCGCGGACGGGAATCCGAACACCTGGATGTGGACGCGGCGGTCAACCGGCTGCTGGCCGGCCGGTGA
- a CDS encoding VirB4 family type IV secretion system protein — protein sequence MSLFSRRRSNAVPEPGTVVPGAPDVVEVGGRSVRVGDGYTAALAVTGYPAEVGPGWLEPLLAYPGRVDVSLHIEPVPPVIASRRLRKQRGRFEASRRQDAAKGRLDDPELDAAAADAAELATRVARGEARLFRLGLYLTVHADSEEELADRVSEVRALASSLLLDVAPATWRQLQGWVAGLPLAFDALGMKRVFDTDALAAAFPFTSPDLPTTAGDTGMGVLYGLNLHSPGVMVWDRWAQSNYNSVILARSGEGKSYLAKLDLLRNLYLGVEAFVIDPEDEYVRLAEAVGGTIIRPGTPGVRINPLDLSAGNGDDALVRRALFLQTFVAVLTGGESGAGQIAPEEAAALDVAVLAAYRAKGITTDPRTWRRPAPLLADVAEALKDVGDAGRTLAARLHPYVAGSFKGLFDGPTTTAAEGHLVVYAIKDLPEELKPVGTLLILDVIWRTVSTANRTGNSTRRLVLVDEAWLMLRAGLGAQFLFRLSKSARKYGAGLSVITQDAADVLATDVGRAVVSNAATQVLLRQAPQAINAVAEAFGLTDGEQAFLLSCARGDALLASGSSRVAFHSLASDVEHELVVTGPPAARR from the coding sequence GTGAGCCTGTTCTCCCGCCGTCGCAGCAACGCCGTCCCCGAGCCGGGGACGGTCGTCCCCGGCGCCCCCGACGTCGTGGAAGTCGGGGGACGGTCGGTGCGGGTCGGGGACGGCTACACCGCCGCCCTCGCCGTGACCGGCTACCCGGCCGAGGTCGGCCCCGGCTGGCTCGAACCGCTGCTCGCCTACCCCGGGCGGGTGGACGTGTCGCTGCACATCGAGCCCGTCCCGCCCGTGATCGCCTCGCGGCGGTTGCGTAAGCAGCGCGGCCGGTTCGAGGCGTCCCGGCGCCAGGACGCCGCGAAGGGGCGTCTCGACGATCCGGAACTCGACGCGGCGGCCGCGGACGCCGCCGAGCTGGCCACCCGCGTCGCCCGAGGGGAAGCCCGGCTGTTCCGGCTCGGCCTGTACCTGACCGTGCACGCCGACAGCGAAGAGGAACTGGCCGACCGGGTCAGCGAGGTCCGGGCTCTGGCCTCGTCGTTGCTGCTCGACGTCGCGCCGGCGACGTGGCGGCAGCTTCAAGGCTGGGTCGCCGGCCTGCCCCTGGCCTTCGACGCGCTCGGCATGAAGCGGGTGTTCGACACCGACGCGCTCGCCGCCGCGTTCCCGTTCACGTCGCCGGACCTGCCGACCACGGCGGGCGACACCGGGATGGGTGTGCTCTACGGCCTCAACCTGCACTCACCCGGTGTCATGGTGTGGGACCGGTGGGCGCAGTCCAACTACAACTCCGTCATCCTCGCCCGCTCCGGTGAGGGCAAGTCCTACCTGGCCAAGCTTGACCTACTGCGCAACCTCTACCTGGGGGTTGAGGCGTTCGTCATCGACCCCGAAGACGAATACGTCCGCTTGGCCGAGGCGGTCGGCGGGACGATCATCCGGCCCGGCACCCCCGGGGTTCGGATCAACCCTCTGGACCTGTCGGCCGGGAACGGCGATGACGCCCTCGTGCGGCGTGCGCTGTTCCTGCAGACCTTCGTCGCTGTGCTGACCGGCGGGGAGTCCGGCGCTGGTCAGATCGCGCCGGAGGAGGCCGCCGCGCTGGACGTGGCGGTGTTGGCCGCCTACCGGGCCAAGGGCATCACCACCGACCCGCGCACCTGGCGGCGCCCGGCGCCGCTGCTGGCCGATGTCGCCGAGGCGCTCAAGGACGTGGGCGATGCCGGGCGGACTCTGGCGGCTCGGTTGCACCCGTACGTGGCCGGCAGCTTCAAGGGCTTGTTCGACGGTCCCACCACCACGGCCGCCGAGGGGCACCTGGTCGTCTACGCCATCAAGGACCTGCCGGAGGAGCTCAAGCCGGTCGGGACGTTGCTCATCCTCGACGTGATCTGGCGCACCGTCAGCACCGCCAACCGCACGGGCAACTCCACCCGGCGGCTGGTGCTGGTGGACGAGGCGTGGCTGATGCTGCGCGCCGGACTCGGGGCGCAGTTTTTGTTCCGGCTGTCCAAGAGCGCCCGCAAGTACGGCGCCGGACTGAGCGTGATCACCCAGGACGCCGCCGACGTGCTCGCCACCGATGTCGGCCGGGCCGTCGTCTCGAACGCGGCCACGCAGGTGCTGCTGCGCCAGGCGCCGCAGGCGATCAACGCCGTGGCCGAGGCGTTCGGGCTCACCGACGGTGAGCAGGCGTTCCTTCTCTCCTGCGCACGCGGAGACGCGCTGCTGGCCTCGGGGTCGTCGCGGGTGGCGTTTCACAGCCTCGCCTCCGACGTCGAGCACGAGCTGGTCGTGACCGGTCCGCCCGCCGCCCGTCGCTAA
- a CDS encoding RrF2 family transcriptional regulator: MQISARGDYAVRAALSLAQAYPSLMSAQAIAQDQDMPRKFLEAVLADLRRAGVVRAQRGAEGGYTLSHPPRDVTIGQILRAVDGPLAGVRGLRPEETQYAGAAENLPSLWVAVRAAVREVVDEVSLAELISGRMPAHVRKLTTRPDAWQPR, translated from the coding sequence GTGCAGATCTCCGCGCGCGGCGACTACGCGGTCCGGGCAGCCCTGAGCTTGGCACAGGCCTACCCGTCCCTGATGTCCGCCCAAGCCATTGCCCAGGACCAGGACATGCCTCGCAAGTTCCTCGAGGCCGTGCTCGCCGATCTGCGCCGCGCCGGGGTGGTGCGGGCGCAGCGCGGCGCGGAGGGTGGATACACGCTGTCGCACCCACCGCGGGACGTGACGATCGGCCAGATCCTGCGCGCCGTCGACGGCCCGCTGGCCGGCGTGCGCGGCCTGCGGCCGGAGGAGACGCAGTACGCCGGCGCCGCGGAGAACCTGCCGAGCCTGTGGGTGGCGGTGCGCGCCGCGGTCCGCGAGGTGGTCGACGAGGTGAGCCTGGCCGAGCTGATCAGCGGCCGGATGCCGGCCCACGTGCGCAAGCTGACCACCCGCCCGGACGCCTGGCAGCCACGCTGA
- a CDS encoding helix-turn-helix domain-containing protein, which translates to MLADVDFTSHLAGPGTLLWVRPGQALHFDVPASPPAAAGDAVTIVFRPGLFAPDELPGLAPDDPVGPARSPLILPDPAVFRAAMDHLAADVAGPPGRVAAALLRHQLAALLLRLRLLDDSGSDPGNVEGRTFERFRRRLEARYAYSRRVEDYAAELGCSVRTLTRASLAMTGRTAKQVVDDRVALQARRLLAATDLSVAEVGRSLGFGEPTNFGRFFHRETGLSPGQFRARFADRPGGIPGPRQPWD; encoded by the coding sequence TTGCTAGCCGACGTCGATTTCACTTCCCACCTGGCCGGACCGGGAACCCTGCTCTGGGTGCGCCCCGGGCAGGCCCTCCACTTCGACGTCCCGGCGTCGCCGCCCGCGGCGGCCGGCGACGCCGTGACGATCGTCTTCCGGCCGGGCCTGTTCGCGCCGGACGAGCTTCCCGGCCTGGCGCCCGACGATCCGGTCGGCCCGGCCCGCAGCCCGCTGATCCTGCCGGATCCGGCGGTCTTCCGCGCCGCGATGGACCACCTCGCCGCCGATGTGGCGGGCCCGCCGGGCCGGGTCGCCGCCGCGCTGCTGCGCCACCAGCTCGCCGCCCTGCTGCTGCGGCTGCGGCTGCTGGACGACTCCGGCAGCGATCCCGGCAACGTGGAGGGCCGCACCTTCGAGCGCTTCCGCCGCCGGCTGGAAGCGCGGTATGCGTACAGCCGCCGGGTCGAGGACTACGCCGCCGAGCTCGGATGTTCCGTCCGCACCCTGACCCGGGCCAGCCTGGCGATGACCGGGCGCACCGCCAAACAGGTGGTCGACGACCGGGTGGCCCTGCAGGCCCGCCGGCTGCTGGCGGCCACCGATCTGTCGGTGGCCGAGGTGGGGCGCAGCCTCGGCTTCGGCGAGCCGACCAACTTCGGCCGCTTCTTCCACCGGGAGACCGGGCTGAGCCCGGGCCAGTTCCGGGCCCGCTTCGCCGACCGCCCGGGCGGGATTCCGGGGCCACGCCAGCCCTGGGACTAG
- a CDS encoding DUF4236 domain-containing protein — translation MGLVFRSRKKIGPLVLNFTENGFSSWSLKVGRWSWNSRTRAHRVDLPGPLSWKQDRSRS, via the coding sequence ATGGGCCTCGTGTTCCGCAGCCGCAAGAAGATCGGCCCGCTGGTCCTGAACTTCACCGAGAACGGCTTCTCGTCGTGGAGTCTCAAGGTCGGCCGCTGGTCCTGGAACTCCCGGACCCGCGCACACCGCGTCGACCTGCCCGGCCCGCTGTCCTGGAAGCAGGACAGGTCGCGCTCATGA
- a CDS encoding site-specific integrase: MAWVEKRGDGYRVRYRRPDGRVGTDSTHASKKAAQTRATAVDAEQQQDTYIDPSSGKITLREWADMWLKIHRVSATTTAKYNSYLKNHILPAFGDTSLNAITRMRVKSWVNEVGEGRASSTVVDILALFSMLMGEAVEERRISANPCRRLRPSADHRPERPWATPAQVLAIANHLKPAEAHLVITAAYTGMRWGELVGLQRHNCKLDDALIYVDPDVGALHEVSGKLELGSPKTPAAVRPILLPPFLVARLREHLESHDNSHVFVGEDGGLYRRSNFSRRFWRPATDGSPDGLVAPVIPGMHFHDLRHTHKTWMIEDSVPEAAQAKRLGHRLPGVRGIYSHVTPVVEQRLVDGLQKRWESTAKPEPER; the protein is encoded by the coding sequence ATGGCATGGGTAGAAAAACGCGGTGACGGCTACCGGGTCCGTTACCGACGGCCCGACGGCAGGGTCGGCACCGACAGCACGCACGCCAGCAAGAAAGCCGCCCAGACCCGCGCCACCGCCGTTGACGCTGAACAGCAGCAGGACACGTATATCGACCCCAGCAGCGGCAAGATCACCCTCCGCGAATGGGCGGACATGTGGCTGAAGATCCACCGTGTTAGCGCCACGACCACGGCGAAGTACAACAGCTATCTGAAGAACCACATCCTGCCGGCCTTCGGTGACACCTCGCTCAACGCCATTACCCGGATGAGAGTCAAGAGCTGGGTCAACGAGGTCGGCGAAGGTCGGGCCTCCTCTACCGTGGTCGACATTCTCGCCCTGTTCTCCATGCTCATGGGCGAGGCCGTCGAGGAGCGGCGCATCAGCGCGAACCCCTGCCGGAGGCTCCGCCCGTCCGCCGATCACAGGCCGGAACGGCCCTGGGCCACGCCAGCGCAGGTCCTCGCCATCGCTAACCACCTGAAACCGGCGGAGGCTCACCTCGTCATCACCGCGGCCTACACCGGCATGCGTTGGGGGGAACTGGTTGGCCTCCAACGGCACAACTGCAAGCTCGACGACGCCCTGATCTACGTGGACCCAGACGTCGGCGCCCTTCACGAGGTCAGCGGCAAACTCGAACTCGGGTCTCCGAAAACTCCAGCCGCTGTCCGGCCCATCCTGCTGCCGCCATTCCTGGTCGCTCGGCTCCGCGAACACTTGGAGAGCCACGACAACTCCCACGTCTTCGTAGGTGAAGACGGCGGGCTGTACCGGCGCTCTAATTTCAGCCGCCGCTTCTGGCGACCCGCCACCGACGGATCGCCTGATGGACTGGTCGCGCCGGTCATCCCCGGCATGCACTTCCACGATCTCCGGCACACCCACAAGACCTGGATGATCGAGGACAGCGTTCCGGAAGCCGCTCAGGCGAAGCGGCTGGGCCATCGGCTACCGGGGGTTCGCGGCATCTACAGCCACGTCACCCCCGTCGTCGAACAGCGCCTCGTCGATGGCCTGCAAAAACGCTGGGAGAGCACCGCCAAACCCGAACCCGAGCGGTGA